Proteins found in one Pseudoxanthomonas sp. SL93 genomic segment:
- a CDS encoding DUF6776 family protein: MDTLPPRPTVPAPALARPLLLAGLVVAVLALGGWGLWRALAGGTGDGPTAADMRAQQQRIDELEQRNATLARSDQISRDANRDLQATLSERDEEIAGLRADVAFYERFVGATAQRRGLAVHELTLQPQDAQAWHFTATLTQNLNRGAVNAGRLLVSVEGTRDGKLQRLGWSDLRQQPNAPGVAYSFKYFQQVEGDLFLPEGFKPVRVIARVVPQNGAAVEQSFPWAEAAGKDGAGEGAAGP, from the coding sequence ATGGATACCCTGCCGCCCCGACCGACCGTGCCGGCCCCCGCGCTGGCGCGGCCCCTGCTGTTGGCGGGCCTGGTGGTGGCCGTGCTGGCGCTGGGCGGCTGGGGCCTGTGGCGGGCGCTCGCGGGCGGCACCGGTGACGGCCCCACGGCGGCCGACATGCGGGCGCAGCAGCAGCGCATCGATGAGCTCGAACAGCGCAACGCCACCCTTGCCCGCTCGGACCAGATCAGCCGCGATGCGAACCGCGACCTGCAGGCGACCCTTTCCGAGCGGGACGAGGAAATCGCCGGCCTGCGTGCCGATGTCGCCTTCTACGAACGCTTCGTCGGCGCCACCGCGCAGCGGCGCGGCCTGGCCGTGCACGAACTGACCCTGCAGCCCCAGGATGCCCAGGCCTGGCATTTCACCGCCACGCTCACCCAGAACCTCAATCGCGGCGCGGTGAATGCCGGCCGCCTGCTGGTGTCGGTGGAAGGCACGCGCGATGGAAAGCTGCAGCGCCTGGGATGGTCCGACCTGCGCCAGCAGCCCAACGCGCCCGGCGTGGCGTACTCGTTCAAGTATTTCCAGCAGGTGGAAGGTGATCTTTTCCTGCCGGAAGGTTTCAAGCCGGTGCGCGTCATCGCGCGCGTCGTGCCGCAGAACGGAGCCGCCGTGGAACAGTCGTTCCCGTGGGCGGAAGCGGCCGGCAAGGACGGTGCCGGCGAGGGCGCTGCGGGGCCTTGA
- a CDS encoding (2Fe-2S)-binding protein codes for MYVCICNGVTERQIREAAANGCRTVAELTMRTGCGATCGTCLDTAIAVLDSVHGEREPLFPIVSLSHAA; via the coding sequence GTGTACGTCTGCATCTGCAACGGCGTGACCGAACGCCAGATCCGCGAAGCCGCCGCCAATGGATGCCGCACCGTGGCCGAACTGACCATGCGTACCGGCTGTGGCGCGACCTGCGGGACCTGCCTGGACACGGCGATCGCCGTGCTGGACAGCGTGCATGGCGAGCGCGAGCCACTGTTCCCCATCGTCAGCCTGTCGCACGCAGCCTGA
- a CDS encoding CD225/dispanin family protein: MNTSSNYVPNHLVWAILSTLFCCLPLGIVSIVFAAQVNGKLAAGDVAGAQESSDKAKKWAMWSAIAGVSLAVLYIIFIFAMGGMAALSQ, from the coding sequence ATGAACACGTCTTCCAACTACGTACCCAATCATCTGGTCTGGGCCATCCTGTCCACCCTGTTCTGCTGCCTGCCGCTGGGCATCGTCTCCATCGTGTTCGCCGCGCAGGTCAACGGCAAGCTGGCCGCCGGCGACGTGGCCGGCGCCCAGGAATCGTCCGACAAGGCGAAGAAGTGGGCCATGTGGTCCGCCATCGCCGGCGTCTCGCTGGCCGTGCTGTACATCATCTTCATCTTCGCGATGGGCGGCATGGCCGCGCTCTCGCAGTAA
- a CDS encoding polymer-forming cytoskeletal protein has translation MFKPKPIRPDVGAIDTLIGPQVTLHGDLVFSGGLYVEGRIHGKVIAEDGARAVVTLAEQGSIEGEIRAPVVVINGRMTGDVYADERIELAAKARVHGNLHYKVVEMSAGAQLTGRLIHADAVLQAGEAALPEAWVAAEA, from the coding sequence ATGTTCAAGCCCAAGCCCATCCGTCCCGACGTGGGCGCCATCGATACCCTGATCGGGCCCCAGGTCACCCTGCATGGCGACCTGGTCTTCAGTGGCGGCCTGTATGTGGAAGGTCGCATCCACGGCAAGGTGATCGCGGAAGACGGCGCGCGCGCCGTGGTGACGCTGGCCGAGCAGGGCAGCATCGAGGGCGAGATCCGCGCGCCGGTGGTGGTCATCAACGGCCGCATGACCGGCGATGTCTATGCGGACGAGCGCATCGAACTGGCCGCCAAGGCCCGGGTGCACGGCAACCTGCACTACAAGGTGGTGGAAATGAGCGCGGGCGCCCAGCTGACCGGGCGATTGATCCATGCCGATGCCGTCCTGCAGGCGGGCGAGGCCGCGCTGCCGGAAGCCTGGGTCGCTGCCGAGGCCTGA
- the bfr gene encoding bacterioferritin, with translation MKGDAKVIEYLNKALYNELTAINQYFLHAKMLKNWGFNELAKHEYEESIDEMKHADKLSERILFLDGLPNFQALGKLRIGEAPREILECDLALEQEAVPLLREAIKHCETVADYVSRKLFADILDSEEEHIDWLETQLSLIDRIGEPNYLLTKLEGDAD, from the coding sequence ATGAAAGGCGACGCCAAGGTCATCGAGTACCTCAACAAGGCGCTCTACAACGAACTGACCGCCATCAACCAGTACTTCCTGCACGCCAAGATGCTGAAGAACTGGGGCTTCAACGAACTCGCCAAGCACGAGTACGAGGAATCCATCGACGAGATGAAGCACGCGGACAAGTTGTCCGAGCGCATCCTGTTCCTCGATGGCCTGCCGAACTTCCAGGCGCTGGGCAAACTGCGCATCGGTGAGGCGCCCCGCGAGATCCTGGAATGCGACCTGGCGCTCGAGCAGGAAGCCGTGCCGTTGCTGCGCGAAGCGATCAAGCATTGCGAAACGGTGGCCGACTACGTCAGCCGGAAGCTGTTCGCCGACATCCTGGATTCGGAAGAAGAACACATCGACTGGCTGGAGACCCAGCTGTCGCTCATCGACCGCATCGGCGAGCCGAACTACCTGCTGACGAAGCTGGAAGGCGACGCCGACTGA
- the erpA gene encoding iron-sulfur cluster insertion protein ErpA — protein sequence MTTVVSLPTAPAVPDYQSIDRPLNFTHSAAAKVRELIQEEGNAALALRVYIQGGGCSGFQYGFEFDENRAEDDLSVDTDGVSLLVDPLSLQYLMGAEVDYSESLQGAQFVIRNPNAKTTCGCGSSFSM from the coding sequence ATGACTACCGTCGTTTCCCTGCCCACCGCGCCGGCCGTGCCGGACTACCAGTCCATCGACCGACCGTTGAACTTCACCCATTCGGCCGCCGCCAAGGTGCGCGAGCTGATCCAGGAAGAAGGCAACGCGGCACTGGCGCTGCGCGTGTATATCCAGGGCGGTGGCTGCTCGGGGTTCCAGTACGGCTTCGAGTTCGACGAGAACCGTGCCGAGGACGACCTGTCCGTCGATACCGACGGCGTGTCGCTGCTGGTCGATCCCTTGAGCCTGCAGTACCTGATGGGTGCGGAAGTGGATTACAGCGAGAGCCTGCAGGGCGCGCAGTTCGTCATCCGCAATCCCAACGCCAAGACCACCTGCGGCTGCGGCAGCAGTTTCAGCATGTAA
- a CDS encoding RNA pyrophosphohydrolase, whose product MIDPDGYRPNVGIVLMRPDGRVFWARRVRRDGWQFPQGGMNTDETPVEAMYRELREETGLMPEHVEVLGVTPGWLRYRLPPRAIRRNERQVCIGQKQVWFLLRLVGDEAHLRLDVTETPEFDHWRWVDFWYPLEHVVLFKRGVYSSALRHLASFARAVAGPQAVPAPLPDLRVQEPQRSRRGRHRSARKRGSGSEPAKN is encoded by the coding sequence GTGATCGATCCGGACGGCTACCGACCCAATGTCGGTATCGTGTTGATGCGCCCGGATGGCCGGGTCTTCTGGGCGCGCCGCGTGCGCCGGGATGGCTGGCAGTTCCCGCAGGGCGGCATGAACACGGACGAGACACCGGTCGAGGCCATGTACCGCGAGTTGCGCGAAGAAACCGGCCTGATGCCCGAACATGTCGAAGTTCTGGGTGTCACGCCCGGGTGGCTGCGCTATCGGCTGCCGCCCCGGGCCATCCGCCGCAACGAACGCCAGGTATGCATCGGACAGAAGCAGGTCTGGTTCCTGCTGCGCCTGGTCGGCGATGAAGCCCACCTGCGGCTGGACGTGACCGAGACCCCCGAGTTCGACCACTGGCGCTGGGTCGACTTCTGGTACCCCCTGGAACACGTGGTGCTGTTCAAGCGTGGCGTCTATTCCAGTGCCCTGCGGCACCTCGCCTCGTTTGCCCGCGCCGTCGCAGGACCCCAGGCGGTGCCCGCGCCGCTTCCCGACCTGCGGGTCCAGGAGCCCCAGCGTAGCCGCCGGGGGAGGCACCGGTCGGCCCGCAAGCGGGGTTCAGGCAGCGAGCCTGCGAAGAATTGA
- the nudC gene encoding NAD(+) diphosphatase has translation MTGSPPPSTALTGFAFAGDTLDRADALRDDAEALARLWPEARVMVLDAEGRALSDAQGRLDAPTGAVVGGGPGTSIFLGLKDGTAWFAAQSEHVAWQAASQVDLRRAAAVWPAFESGLFAMARALLHWQTSTRFCSACGGAITFRRAGYTAHCTQCGRDHYPRVDPAVIVAVTDGERLLLGRQASWPARRYSVVAGFVEPGETLEQTVVREVREETQVRVRHCRYLAAQPWPFPGALMLGFAAEAEPDEPQVDGELEDARWFTFEEISAALARDAHDDGEGVLLSPSISIARSLIVHWHADMRARRA, from the coding sequence GTGACAGGTTCTCCTCCGCCCTCGACGGCATTGACCGGATTCGCCTTTGCGGGCGACACGCTCGATCGCGCCGATGCGCTGCGCGATGATGCCGAAGCACTCGCGCGCCTGTGGCCGGAGGCGCGGGTGATGGTGCTGGACGCCGAAGGACGCGCGCTGAGCGATGCGCAAGGCCGCCTGGATGCACCGACCGGCGCCGTGGTCGGGGGTGGCCCGGGCACGAGCATTTTCCTGGGACTGAAGGACGGCACGGCCTGGTTCGCCGCGCAATCGGAACACGTGGCGTGGCAGGCGGCCTCGCAGGTCGACCTGCGCCGTGCGGCCGCTGTGTGGCCGGCCTTCGAGTCGGGCTTGTTCGCGATGGCGCGTGCGCTGCTCCATTGGCAGACATCCACGCGCTTCTGCAGTGCCTGCGGCGGCGCCATCACTTTCCGGCGCGCGGGCTACACCGCGCACTGCACGCAATGCGGCCGCGACCACTATCCACGCGTGGATCCCGCGGTGATCGTGGCGGTCACCGATGGCGAGCGCCTGCTGCTGGGTCGCCAGGCGTCATGGCCGGCGCGTCGTTATTCCGTGGTTGCCGGTTTCGTCGAGCCGGGCGAAACCCTCGAGCAGACCGTCGTCCGCGAAGTCCGCGAGGAAACGCAGGTGCGCGTGCGTCATTGCCGCTACCTTGCCGCGCAGCCGTGGCCCTTCCCGGGGGCATTGATGCTGGGCTTCGCCGCCGAGGCCGAACCTGACGAGCCGCAGGTGGATGGCGAGCTCGAGGACGCGCGCTGGTTCACGTTCGAGGAGATCAGTGCCGCACTCGCGCGTGATGCGCATGACGATGGCGAAGGCGTGCTGCTGTCACCTTCGATTTCCATCGCACGTTCGCTGATCGTGCACTGGCATGCCGACATGCGGGCGCGCCGCGCGTGA
- a CDS encoding ATP-binding protein translates to MPWVVMALAVAALGAVALSLAGIVGPWPLVAAVAMAAGVVAALVAAVQSRQQAHRFAGVQARAAMAESERDTLQRDLQRHDRLEQDLMRAKQAAESAAMAKGEFLATMSHEIRTPLNGIVPMLEMLSRAPLAPDQREMLNTASASSHQLLRIVDDILDYSKLEANKLELEITGFNLRELLDGVLQLMYRPAENKGLRLSLQLDPAVRLPVRGDPVRLRQVLTNLVGNAIKFTDRGSVTVVVRRLGETAAQHLLRLEVRDTGIGIEEEARTRLFHSFSQADASTTRLYGGTGLGLAICRRIVDLMGGRIDVVSEVGRGSTFWFEVPLMKVIGDLRQRDNGLLDHGRVLIVSPDARLRQRLSLLATNWGMQPVGVETTQEALDRLRLVVEQGQQDFIAVLADAAGIRSTALALHRALARRPLPDTLRLIWLYGDEAVPTELHPRSTLLSRQAPDADLRAALTGATPEAESSEDLPTLEEIFPNPQAALPPAPAEQPALAPLAIVPPAAALPLQDASDTGAPLPESPVVSAMRTAPKLLLVEDNPVNLLVAQKLLSALGFSCETAANGDIALKRMQAENFDLVLMDCQMPVLDGYAATRRWREHELQRDPSHRLPIVAMTANAMAGDRQRCLDAGMDDYLAKPVSREQLESCLHRWLPDRMNFVLRNAALAPAEEPVVVAPPVATARAPAPSFPVLDQTMLEELREIAGDETARIIAVFLEDAPRLIGTLEKAAAVPDLDAMRDAAHTLKSSSANVGAMALSAAAKRVELGARARKLERPAVAVALVIAEYARARMALQGYAAQQLGRPLATQIAAQSASPSSFVSR, encoded by the coding sequence ATGCCTTGGGTTGTCATGGCCCTGGCGGTGGCCGCGCTGGGCGCGGTCGCGTTGTCGTTGGCGGGCATCGTCGGCCCATGGCCGCTCGTGGCCGCGGTCGCGATGGCTGCCGGTGTGGTGGCTGCACTGGTCGCCGCCGTGCAGTCGCGCCAGCAAGCCCATCGCTTCGCCGGCGTGCAGGCCCGCGCGGCGATGGCCGAATCCGAACGCGACACCCTGCAGCGCGACCTGCAGCGCCACGATCGCCTGGAACAGGACCTGATGCGCGCCAAGCAGGCGGCCGAATCCGCCGCGATGGCCAAGGGTGAATTCCTGGCCACGATGAGCCACGAGATCCGCACCCCGCTCAACGGCATCGTGCCTATGCTGGAAATGCTGTCGCGCGCGCCGCTCGCGCCGGACCAGCGCGAGATGCTCAACACCGCCAGCGCCTCCTCGCACCAGCTGCTGCGCATCGTCGACGACATCCTCGATTACTCCAAGCTGGAAGCGAACAAGCTGGAGCTGGAAATCACCGGCTTCAACCTGCGCGAACTGCTCGATGGCGTGCTGCAGCTGATGTATCGCCCGGCCGAGAACAAGGGCCTGCGCCTCAGCCTGCAGCTGGACCCGGCCGTGCGCCTGCCGGTGCGCGGCGACCCGGTGCGCCTGCGCCAGGTGCTGACCAACCTGGTGGGCAACGCCATCAAGTTCACCGACCGCGGCTCGGTGACGGTTGTGGTACGCCGGCTGGGCGAAACCGCGGCACAGCACCTGTTGCGGCTGGAAGTCCGCGATACCGGCATCGGCATCGAGGAAGAAGCGCGCACCCGGCTGTTCCATTCCTTCAGCCAGGCTGACGCCTCCACCACCCGCCTGTACGGCGGCACCGGACTGGGCTTGGCGATCTGCCGGCGCATCGTGGACCTGATGGGCGGGCGCATCGACGTGGTCTCGGAAGTCGGCCGCGGCTCGACCTTCTGGTTCGAAGTGCCGCTGATGAAGGTGATCGGCGACCTGCGCCAGCGCGACAACGGCCTGCTCGACCACGGCCGCGTGCTGATCGTCTCGCCCGATGCCCGGCTCCGCCAGCGCCTGTCGCTGCTGGCCACCAACTGGGGCATGCAGCCAGTGGGCGTGGAAACCACGCAGGAAGCGCTGGATCGCCTGCGCCTGGTCGTCGAACAGGGCCAGCAGGATTTCATCGCCGTGCTGGCCGATGCCGCCGGCATCCGCAGCACCGCGCTCGCGCTGCATCGCGCGCTTGCGCGCCGACCGCTGCCGGACACGCTGCGCCTGATTTGGCTGTACGGCGACGAGGCCGTACCAACGGAACTGCACCCGCGCAGCACGCTGCTGTCGCGACAGGCACCCGATGCGGATCTGCGCGCGGCGCTGACCGGCGCCACGCCGGAAGCGGAAAGCAGCGAAGACCTGCCCACCCTGGAAGAGATCTTCCCCAATCCGCAGGCCGCGCTTCCGCCCGCACCGGCGGAGCAGCCCGCGCTCGCGCCACTCGCCATCGTTCCGCCTGCTGCCGCCCTGCCGCTCCAGGACGCCAGCGACACGGGCGCACCCCTCCCCGAATCACCGGTGGTCAGCGCCATGCGCACCGCACCCAAGTTGCTGCTGGTGGAAGACAACCCGGTCAACCTGCTGGTGGCGCAGAAGCTGCTGTCCGCCCTGGGTTTCAGCTGTGAGACCGCCGCCAACGGCGACATCGCCCTGAAGCGCATGCAGGCGGAGAATTTCGACCTGGTGCTGATGGATTGCCAGATGCCGGTGCTGGATGGCTACGCCGCCACGCGGCGCTGGCGCGAGCATGAACTGCAACGCGATCCGTCCCATCGCCTTCCCATCGTGGCGATGACCGCCAACGCGATGGCGGGCGACCGCCAGCGTTGCCTGGATGCAGGCATGGACGACTACCTGGCCAAGCCGGTATCGCGCGAACAACTGGAAAGCTGCCTGCACCGCTGGCTGCCGGACCGGATGAACTTCGTCCTGCGCAATGCGGCGCTGGCGCCGGCCGAAGAGCCCGTGGTCGTCGCTCCCCCGGTTGCCACGGCGCGTGCGCCGGCACCTAGCTTCCCGGTGCTTGACCAGACCATGCTGGAAGAACTGCGCGAGATCGCCGGCGACGAAACCGCGCGCATCATCGCCGTGTTCCTGGAAGATGCGCCGCGCCTGATCGGCACGCTGGAGAAAGCCGCTGCCGTGCCCGACCTGGATGCGATGCGCGATGCCGCGCACACGCTGAAATCCTCCAGCGCCAATGTCGGCGCGATGGCGCTGTCCGCCGCCGCCAAGCGCGTCGAACTGGGCGCGCGCGCGCGCAAGCTGGAGCGTCCTGCGGTGGCGGTCGCGCTGGTCATCGCCGAATACGCACGCGCGCGCATGGCGCTGCAGGGCTACGCCGCGCAGCAGCTGGGCCGCCCGTTGGCGACCCAGATCGCGGCTCAGTCGGCGTCGCCTTCCAGCTTCGTCAGCAGGTAG
- a CDS encoding DUF6776 family protein: MPTYTPSRFQIVPRQSSRRVGLWCVLGVAWAVTVAAAWFWASRTAAPRLVQVDARLQQTEAALKQARSQLASLQQRESTLARSDQISRAANSEVQATLAERDEEIAGLRADVAFYERLVGATSPRKGLNVHVAEFEPESGGTWRYKITLTQNLNRAAISQGQMRFSVEGVRSGKLATVAWDELHQQRAAPGQGYSFRYFQQLDGNVMLPAGFTPQRVKVSLNGEDVAVEQAFDWKTATAAGGK, translated from the coding sequence ATGCCCACCTACACGCCGTCCCGCTTCCAGATCGTCCCGCGGCAGTCGTCCCGCCGGGTCGGACTGTGGTGCGTGCTGGGGGTGGCATGGGCGGTGACCGTGGCGGCGGCCTGGTTCTGGGCCAGCCGCACGGCCGCGCCGCGCCTGGTGCAGGTCGATGCCCGGCTGCAGCAGACCGAAGCCGCCCTGAAGCAGGCGCGCAGCCAGCTGGCATCGCTTCAGCAGCGCGAATCCACCCTGGCCCGTTCGGACCAGATCAGCCGCGCCGCCAACAGTGAAGTCCAGGCCACGCTTGCCGAGCGCGACGAGGAGATCGCCGGCCTGCGCGCCGACGTCGCCTTCTACGAGCGTCTGGTCGGCGCCACCAGTCCGCGCAAGGGACTGAACGTGCACGTGGCCGAGTTCGAACCCGAGTCCGGCGGTACCTGGCGTTACAAGATCACGCTGACCCAGAACCTCAACCGCGCCGCCATCAGCCAGGGCCAGATGCGCTTCAGCGTGGAAGGCGTGCGCAGCGGCAAGCTGGCCACGGTGGCCTGGGACGAGCTGCACCAGCAGCGTGCCGCACCGGGGCAGGGTTATTCCTTTCGTTATTTCCAGCAGTTGGACGGCAACGTGATGCTGCCGGCCGGTTTCACCCCGCAGCGCGTCAAGGTGTCGCTGAATGGTGAGGACGTGGCCGTGGAGCAGGCGTTCGACTGGAAGACCGCCACAGCCGCAGGAGGCAAGTGA
- a CDS encoding DUF4126 domain-containing protein: MSEAHLFVIGILLAWMAGIRVYLTVFGLGLAGALGWLDLPPALQVTESWWVLGTSGALAATEFFADKIPGVDSGWDLLQTLARVPAGAFLAAATLSPDGQLGGGALAAGAGVALTSHLLKSGSRALMNTSPEPVSNWTASVAEDAVVVGGLSLAFSYPWIALFIVAVALTVWWVWRKVSRGLKRMLQPAPAETHPLPPTSGL; encoded by the coding sequence ATGTCCGAAGCACATCTTTTCGTAATTGGGATCTTGTTGGCATGGATGGCCGGGATCCGTGTCTACCTCACGGTATTCGGACTGGGCTTGGCCGGCGCGCTCGGCTGGCTGGACCTGCCACCCGCACTGCAGGTCACCGAGTCCTGGTGGGTGCTGGGCACTTCCGGTGCGCTGGCGGCGACCGAGTTCTTCGCCGACAAGATTCCCGGCGTGGACTCCGGCTGGGACCTGCTGCAGACCCTGGCCCGCGTGCCCGCGGGGGCTTTCCTGGCCGCGGCGACGCTTTCGCCCGACGGACAGCTCGGCGGGGGTGCGCTGGCCGCCGGTGCCGGCGTGGCCCTGACCAGCCACCTGCTGAAGAGCGGCTCGCGCGCCCTGATGAACACCTCCCCGGAGCCCGTCAGCAACTGGACCGCATCCGTCGCCGAGGACGCCGTGGTGGTGGGCGGCCTGTCGCTGGCCTTCAGCTACCCCTGGATTGCGTTGTTCATCGTGGCGGTGGCACTGACCGTCTGGTGGGTGTGGCGCAAGGTCTCCCGTGGGTTGAAGCGCATGCTGCAGCCCGCGCCGGCCGAAACCCACCCCCTGCCCCCGACTTCCGGCCTGTGA
- a CDS encoding EAL domain-containing response regulator gives MSGIDSTSRMQDEPSRPRLRAETPPAHYWRRWVGDASTTDPEEPAPGKPIEMTATPPRPEQAAPAASTPAAPVASVGTGSAPPPEPLAVDAPYRVLIVEDDRGQALFAQSVLHGAGMQAEVQMQADGVLDTLRRFRPDLVLMDLHMPGQDGMSLTMLLRQQPEYLHLPIVFLTGDPDPERQFEVLESGADDFLNKPIRPRHLIAAVSNRIQRARQRHQAQAPRAAVNSDTGLPTRTFVLQQLTDTLQRQAQGGLFFIEVNSALSLRERYGYAVFEHLMNQAGRQLAAAASPHPVARLNDNSFLMLADSVDEDTLVALAQQLRDGLAGHDFQARAEEVLKLRGSVGYTALSLGFADAGSALEAIERAVLQARLKADSLAAYVPAQADDDAPRISLEDGQFELAYQPIVAVAGSDQAQYQVLLRMRQPDGSLLPASQVIPAAELAGGIAQIDHWVLEHALFVLADRQAQGPSLRLFVSQSPRSLARESHAQWLLDALRARGIEGTSLVIDLRLADALIHTVTLRQFCQQLMPAGVQFCLSQFEPGAEADALLTQLPLGFVRVSSKFAGAHADPTLRDQLRSVIDHAHRQGLQVIGQQIEDPQAAAAMWMGGVDFIQGNLVQAVGSELGFDFHNAVL, from the coding sequence ATGTCCGGCATTGATTCCACATCCCGTATGCAGGATGAGCCTTCGCGTCCGCGCCTGCGGGCCGAAACCCCGCCGGCGCATTACTGGCGTCGCTGGGTGGGCGATGCCTCCACCACGGATCCGGAAGAGCCCGCCCCCGGGAAGCCCATCGAAATGACCGCCACCCCACCCAGGCCCGAACAAGCCGCTCCCGCCGCTTCCACCCCTGCCGCGCCGGTGGCAAGCGTGGGCACGGGCAGCGCCCCGCCGCCCGAACCCCTGGCCGTCGACGCGCCGTACCGTGTACTGATCGTCGAAGACGACCGCGGCCAGGCCCTGTTCGCGCAGAGCGTGCTGCACGGCGCGGGCATGCAGGCCGAAGTGCAGATGCAGGCCGACGGCGTGCTGGACACGCTGCGCCGCTTCCGCCCCGACCTGGTCCTGATGGACCTGCACATGCCCGGGCAGGACGGCATGTCGCTGACCATGCTGCTGCGGCAGCAGCCGGAGTACCTGCACCTGCCCATCGTGTTCCTGACCGGCGACCCGGACCCGGAACGCCAGTTCGAAGTGCTGGAAAGCGGGGCCGACGATTTCCTCAACAAACCGATCCGTCCGCGCCACCTGATCGCGGCCGTGTCCAACCGCATCCAGCGTGCGCGCCAGCGACACCAGGCACAGGCACCGCGTGCGGCCGTCAACAGCGACACCGGCCTGCCGACGCGCACGTTCGTGCTGCAGCAGCTGACCGACACGCTGCAACGGCAGGCGCAAGGCGGCCTGTTCTTCATCGAGGTCAACAGCGCCCTGAGCCTGCGCGAACGCTACGGGTATGCGGTGTTCGAGCACCTCATGAACCAGGCAGGGCGCCAGTTGGCCGCCGCCGCGTCGCCGCATCCGGTGGCCCGGTTGAACGACAACAGCTTCCTGATGCTGGCCGACAGCGTGGACGAAGACACCCTGGTCGCGCTGGCACAGCAACTGCGTGACGGCCTGGCCGGCCATGACTTCCAGGCCCGCGCCGAGGAAGTCCTCAAGCTCCGCGGGTCGGTGGGCTACACCGCGCTGTCGCTTGGCTTCGCCGATGCCGGCAGCGCGCTGGAAGCCATCGAACGCGCCGTGCTGCAGGCGCGCCTGAAGGCCGACAGCCTGGCGGCCTACGTGCCCGCGCAGGCCGACGACGATGCGCCGCGCATCTCGCTGGAAGACGGCCAGTTCGAACTTGCCTACCAGCCCATCGTGGCCGTTGCCGGCAGCGACCAGGCGCAGTATCAGGTGCTGCTGCGCATGCGCCAGCCCGATGGTTCATTGCTGCCGGCCTCGCAGGTGATCCCGGCTGCCGAACTGGCCGGCGGCATTGCCCAGATCGACCACTGGGTGCTGGAACATGCCCTGTTCGTGCTGGCCGACCGGCAGGCCCAGGGGCCGTCGCTGCGCCTCTTCGTTTCCCAGTCCCCGCGCTCGCTGGCGCGCGAATCGCATGCCCAGTGGCTGCTCGATGCCCTGCGTGCGCGCGGCATCGAAGGCACGTCGCTGGTCATCGACCTGCGCTTGGCGGACGCGCTGATCCACACGGTCACGCTGCGCCAGTTCTGCCAGCAGCTGATGCCGGCCGGGGTGCAGTTCTGCCTCAGCCAGTTCGAACCCGGCGCGGAAGCCGATGCACTGCTGACCCAGTTGCCGCTGGGCTTCGTGCGGGTATCCAGCAAGTTCGCCGGCGCGCATGCGGATCCCACCTTGCGTGACCAGTTGCGTAGCGTCATCGACCACGCGCATCGCCAGGGCCTGCAGGTGATCGGCCAGCAGATCGAAGATCCGCAGGCGGCGGCGGCCATGTGGATGGGCGGCGTCGACTTCATCCAGGGCAATCTGGTGCAGGCGGTCGGCAGCGAGCTCGGCTTCGACTTCCACAACGCGGTGCTGTAA
- a CDS encoding CD225/dispanin family protein, whose product MSTVPPLPDTHGSIPNYLAWSIISTVLATCLCCPLGLIGIVAIVFSAQVNSKLNQGDVEGARRASANAKIWCWVATAFAIIGLLLNIAIFATGGMEQYVEMMQQMQQVQ is encoded by the coding sequence ATGAGCACTGTCCCGCCGCTGCCCGATACGCACGGTTCCATTCCCAACTACCTGGCGTGGTCGATCATCTCGACGGTGCTGGCGACCTGCCTGTGCTGCCCGTTGGGCCTGATCGGCATCGTGGCCATCGTGTTCTCCGCGCAGGTCAACAGCAAGCTCAACCAGGGTGACGTGGAAGGCGCGCGCCGCGCATCGGCCAACGCCAAGATCTGGTGCTGGGTTGCCACCGCGTTCGCCATCATCGGCCTGCTGCTGAACATCGCGATCTTCGCCACCGGCGGCATGGAGCAGTACGTGGAGATGATGCAGCAGATGCAACAGGTCCAGTGA
- a CDS encoding DUF2752 domain-containing protein: MAASVGVWLLWNFDPNAADSRFPACMFRALTGFHCVGCGLTRALHALVHGDVMRAFSMNPLAVLLLPVMPMMVAHSQGWRPRSLEPLMRVLLAPKFWLVLLPAYWVARNLPWPPFSWLAPG; this comes from the coding sequence ATGGCGGCTTCCGTCGGTGTCTGGCTGTTGTGGAACTTCGACCCGAACGCCGCCGACAGCCGTTTCCCTGCCTGCATGTTCCGTGCGCTGACCGGTTTCCACTGCGTGGGCTGCGGGCTCACCCGCGCCTTGCATGCCCTGGTGCATGGCGACGTGATGCGTGCGTTCTCGATGAACCCGCTGGCCGTGCTGCTGTTGCCCGTCATGCCGATGATGGTCGCCCATTCGCAGGGCTGGCGGCCGCGCAGCCTGGAGCCGCTGATGCGGGTGCTGCTGGCACCGAAGTTCTGGCTGGTGCTGTTGCCTGCGTACTGGGTGGCACGCAATCTGCCGTGGCCGCCTTTCTCGTGGCTGGCGCCGGGCTGA